In one Xylanivirga thermophila genomic region, the following are encoded:
- the sfsA gene encoding DNA/RNA nuclease SfsA translates to MNEVSIQFGEPLQEGIFLERTNRFIVRCRLSNFYSAGEVVEAHLPDPGRLKELLIPGCRIWLRSANNPNRKTRWSAVLVEDPNGKDFVSLDTTLPNRLIQKALESGYMEEFYGWKFQCTEYTLGDSRWDFLLQNAEGRDMLLEVKSVTLKKDGIGLFPDAVTARGVKHVRELTKFAIQGEVEAALLFVAQREDIDIIKAATDIDEVFALELHKASRAGVHILGRKCHVSLQGISLGDPVKVVSKKLKA, encoded by the coding sequence ATGAATGAAGTAAGCATACAATTTGGGGAACCTTTGCAGGAAGGAATATTTTTGGAACGGACAAACCGATTTATTGTAAGATGCAGATTATCTAATTTTTATTCAGCCGGGGAAGTTGTGGAAGCCCATTTGCCTGATCCAGGCCGATTAAAGGAGTTATTGATACCAGGATGTAGGATATGGCTTAGATCTGCGAATAACCCAAATAGAAAAACCAGATGGTCGGCTGTATTAGTTGAAGATCCCAATGGTAAAGATTTTGTATCATTGGATACTACCTTGCCTAACAGACTCATACAAAAAGCCCTTGAAAGTGGCTATATGGAAGAGTTTTATGGATGGAAATTTCAATGTACAGAGTATACATTAGGAGATTCTAGATGGGATTTTTTGCTCCAAAATGCTGAAGGCCGTGATATGTTGTTGGAAGTAAAGAGTGTTACCCTTAAAAAGGATGGTATAGGTTTATTTCCTGATGCTGTAACTGCAAGGGGCGTAAAACATGTAAGGGAGCTTACTAAATTTGCTATTCAGGGCGAAGTAGAAGCTGCATTATTGTTTGTTGCCCAGAGAGAGGATATAGACATCATAAAGGCTGCTACTGATATAGATGAGGTGTTTGCATTAGAACTTCATAAGGCAAGCAGGGCGGGAGTACATATATTAGGGCGAAAATGTCATGTCAGTTTGCAAGGTATATCCCTTGGAGATCCTGTAAAAGTAGTATCTAAAAAATTAAAGGCTTGA
- a CDS encoding lactate racemase domain-containing protein — translation MIDIKLENVEHGLDHAQLKDAIYKSLNEWGKEPKKVLLIPPDFTRSHSCAGIITSIYYYILKDRCEVNIMPALGTHMPMSDKEVTAMFGDDIPKSCFIDHRWREDIVKLGEVPGAFISDVSEGLLDRPIDVEVNKRLVSGEYDLIISIGQVVPHEVVGMANYSKNIFVGCGGRHMIDGTHILGAVYGLERMMGRDSTPVRKVLDYAQEHFISSVPLLYVLTVTTQGEGQTLLNGLYIGNSRKTFERAVALSQRLNLTFVDEPFNKVVVYLDEDEFKSTWLGNKAVYRTRMAIADGGELIILAPGVRQFGEDMEIDRLIRKYGYLGRDKVLKMLSENEDLMTSQSVAAHLIHGSSDGRFSITYAVQHLSKEEIEGVNFKYMALDEAYKKYNPRKLKDGYNTLKDGDVIYYISNPALGLWADKSRF, via the coding sequence ATGATTGATATAAAATTAGAGAATGTTGAGCATGGTCTAGACCATGCTCAATTAAAAGATGCCATATATAAATCGTTGAACGAATGGGGTAAAGAACCTAAAAAGGTGCTTCTAATACCCCCTGATTTTACCCGTAGCCATTCATGTGCAGGCATTATTACGTCTATTTATTATTACATCTTAAAGGATAGATGTGAAGTTAATATAATGCCCGCACTAGGTACTCACATGCCCATGAGTGACAAGGAGGTTACAGCTATGTTTGGTGATGATATACCAAAGAGTTGTTTTATTGATCACAGGTGGCGTGAGGATATAGTAAAACTTGGAGAAGTGCCAGGCGCCTTTATATCCGATGTATCGGAAGGGCTTCTTGATAGACCTATTGATGTAGAGGTGAATAAAAGGCTTGTTAGTGGAGAATATGATCTCATAATCTCCATAGGTCAGGTAGTACCCCATGAAGTAGTTGGTATGGCCAATTATAGTAAAAATATATTTGTAGGATGTGGCGGCCGTCATATGATAGATGGTACCCATATATTAGGTGCTGTGTACGGCCTAGAGCGGATGATGGGGAGGGATAGTACGCCAGTTAGGAAGGTACTTGATTATGCACAGGAGCATTTTATATCAAGCGTCCCCCTTTTATATGTACTTACCGTAACCACACAAGGGGAAGGACAAACCCTCTTAAATGGACTATATATAGGAAATAGTAGAAAAACGTTTGAACGGGCAGTTGCTTTAAGTCAGCGGCTTAATCTTACCTTTGTAGATGAACCTTTTAATAAAGTGGTAGTTTATCTGGATGAAGATGAATTTAAGAGTACCTGGCTCGGGAATAAGGCTGTATATCGTACTAGAATGGCTATTGCCGATGGAGGAGAACTCATAATACTGGCGCCAGGCGTTAGGCAATTTGGTGAAGATATGGAAATAGACAGGCTTATAAGAAAATATGGCTATCTAGGGCGAGATAAGGTACTTAAAATGCTCAGTGAAAATGAAGATTTAATGACCAGTCAATCAGTTGCAGCCCATCTTATCCACGGATCATCGGATGGTAGATTTTCTATTACATATGCAGTACAACACCTGAGTAAGGAAGAGATTGAAGGTGTGAATTTTAAGTATATGGCATTGGATGAGGCATATAAAAAATACAACCCTAGAAAATTAAAGGATGGATATAATACCCTTAAAGATGGTGATGTGATATACTATATAAGTAATCCAGCTTTGGGATTATGGGCGGATAAATCCAGATTTTAA
- the gndA gene encoding NADP-dependent phosphogluconate dehydrogenase — protein sequence MEKADIGLIGLAVMGQNLVLNMNNNGYSVSVYNRTPGRTNKFISSSAKGRDTIIPTYTIEEFVSSLKRPRKIMLMVKAGAPVDGVIESLLPILDKGDLIIDGGNSFFEDTRRRATYLEKKGLLYLGVGVSGGEEGALKGPSIMPGGSKDAWNMVSDILIDISAKAEGASCCDYIGPDGAGHYVKMVHNGIEYGDMQLISEAYFLMKELLGMSAKDIQKVFEKWNGGVLNSYLISITADILGKVDQETQKPLVDVILDTAGQKGTGRWTSQQALELNVSTPTITEAVFARSMSSNKTERVTASKILSGPESKFSGDMDEFIDAIGKALYASKICSYAQGFDILKKASIEYNWDLDLGNIALLWRGGCIIRAQFLNKIKEAYANDKNLPNLLLDNYFRSAIEDGQSAWRKVVSMAFQQGIPVPCFSSALAYYDSYRREHLPANLIQAQRDYFGAHTYERLDKKGVFHTDWLV from the coding sequence ATGGAAAAAGCAGATATAGGACTTATAGGTCTAGCTGTTATGGGGCAAAATTTGGTACTTAACATGAATAATAATGGCTATTCTGTATCGGTATATAATCGAACCCCAGGAAGGACAAATAAATTTATATCAAGCTCTGCAAAGGGTAGGGATACAATTATTCCTACATATACCATTGAGGAATTTGTATCATCACTTAAAAGACCTAGAAAGATAATGTTGATGGTAAAGGCGGGTGCTCCAGTAGATGGGGTAATAGAAAGCCTTTTACCCATTTTGGATAAGGGAGATCTTATAATCGATGGAGGTAACTCTTTTTTTGAAGATACACGCAGAAGGGCGACATATTTAGAGAAAAAAGGGTTGCTCTATTTAGGCGTAGGTGTATCAGGTGGTGAAGAAGGTGCACTAAAGGGTCCGAGCATAATGCCTGGTGGCTCAAAGGATGCATGGAATATGGTATCTGATATACTGATAGATATTTCAGCTAAAGCAGAAGGCGCATCTTGCTGTGATTATATTGGCCCTGATGGTGCTGGACACTACGTAAAGATGGTACATAATGGTATAGAATATGGTGATATGCAGCTAATAAGCGAGGCATATTTCTTGATGAAAGAGCTTTTAGGCATGTCTGCAAAGGATATACAGAAGGTGTTTGAAAAATGGAATGGGGGAGTTTTAAATTCCTATCTTATAAGCATTACTGCCGATATATTGGGTAAGGTGGACCAAGAGACGCAAAAGCCCCTTGTGGATGTAATACTAGATACTGCTGGTCAGAAAGGTACAGGGCGTTGGACATCCCAGCAGGCATTAGAGTTAAATGTATCAACACCTACCATCACTGAGGCTGTATTTGCACGAAGCATGTCATCAAATAAAACTGAGCGGGTTACGGCATCAAAGATATTGTCAGGGCCAGAGTCTAAGTTTTCTGGTGATATGGATGAATTTATAGATGCTATAGGAAAGGCGTTATATGCATCTAAAATATGTTCATATGCTCAAGGTTTTGATATATTAAAAAAGGCCTCAATAGAATATAATTGGGATTTAGACCTTGGAAATATTGCCCTTTTATGGAGGGGTGGCTGCATAATAAGGGCTCAATTTTTGAATAAGATAAAAGAGGCATATGCTAATGATAAAAATCTTCCAAATCTCTTATTGGATAATTATTTTAGATCTGCTATAGAGGATGGACAAAGTGCTTGGAGAAAAGTGGTATCTATGGCATTTCAACAAGGGATACCTGTTCCATGCTTTAGTTCTGCCCTTGCGTATTATGATTCATATAGGCGGGAGCACCTACCTGCTAATCTAATCCAGGCACAGAGGGATTACTTTGGTGCCCACACATATGAAAGATTGGACAAAAAAGGCGTTTTTCATACCGATTGGCTTGTATAA
- a CDS encoding SDR family oxidoreductase: MSIKFDLSGKVAVITGGAGILCGEMSRQLGSLGVKVAVLDLDGDKAKKVADDIVAAGGDAIGVKVDVLSKESLEAARDTILKKYGRLDILINGAGGNKKEATADENMSFFDIPVDALRWVFDLNFIGTVLTTQVFGKVMAEQKEGNIINMSSMASYRPLTKVIGYSAAKAAINNFTQWMAIYLNQNYSKDIRVNAIAPGFLLTQQNYYLLVDKETGGDTKRGNDIKNHTPMGRYGEPEELVGAIIWLCSDAASFVNGAVIPIDGGFAAFSGV; the protein is encoded by the coding sequence ATGTCAATAAAGTTTGATTTGTCTGGTAAGGTAGCTGTTATTACAGGAGGAGCAGGGATATTATGTGGTGAAATGTCCCGTCAACTTGGCAGTTTAGGGGTAAAGGTTGCAGTACTTGATCTGGATGGGGATAAGGCTAAAAAGGTAGCAGATGATATTGTAGCTGCTGGTGGAGATGCAATAGGAGTAAAGGTTGATGTACTCAGTAAGGAAAGCTTGGAGGCTGCAAGGGATACAATACTTAAAAAATATGGCAGATTGGATATTCTCATAAATGGAGCGGGAGGGAATAAAAAGGAAGCTACTGCCGATGAGAATATGTCCTTTTTTGATATACCGGTAGATGCCTTAAGATGGGTATTTGATTTAAATTTTATTGGGACGGTGCTTACAACACAGGTATTTGGCAAGGTAATGGCTGAACAAAAGGAAGGTAATATAATAAATATGTCTTCAATGGCCTCATATAGACCACTTACAAAGGTAATTGGTTATTCAGCAGCTAAAGCGGCTATAAACAACTTTACCCAATGGATGGCAATTTATCTAAATCAAAATTATTCCAAGGATATAAGGGTAAATGCAATAGCACCAGGGTTTTTGCTGACACAACAGAATTATTACCTACTTGTGGATAAGGAAACTGGAGGAGATACTAAGAGGGGTAATGATATAAAAAATCATACTCCCATGGGCAGATATGGAGAACCGGAGGAGCTAGTAGGCGCTATTATATGGTTGTGTTCTGATGCGGCTTCCTTTGTAAATGGTGCTGTTATACCGATAGATGGGGGTTTTGCTGCATTTTCAGGAGTATGA
- a CDS encoding glucose-6-phosphate isomerase (catalyzes the formation of D-fructose 6-phosphate from D-glucose 6-phosphate) — MEKYLDDTWKKGMKLRFDFNNMMAEFIGPEQGITFDQIKEMEDRLKSASLSLGQMRANGELEWMDLPYTQDQVVKDILDTANEVKEKFDAFVVLGIGGSALGPIAVQQALNHLHYNELSKEKRGGFPKFYVVDNVDPERMTALFDIIDVKKTMFNVITKSGSTSETMSQFLIIKDILKENLGDGYKDHIITTTDRKNGNLIKIAKAEGFKTFYIPAGVGGRFSELCPVGLLPAAMCGIDIEGLLAGAAYMDEMCKNQDVLKNPAYVAATLQFIAMQNGKNVSVMMPYADSLKYMADWYAQLWAESLGKRVDKQGMDVFVGQTPVKALGVTDQHSQVQLYTEGPFDKVITFITVDKYRCDVDIPHGYEDIPSIAFLGGHTMGELIKTEQMATEYALLKSKKLNNTIALPEVNAFTIGELLYFLEVQTAVMGELLNINAFDQPGVEEGKNATYAMFGRPGYDEKKKELDARPMKKENYIL; from the coding sequence ATGGAAAAATATTTAGATGATACATGGAAAAAAGGCATGAAATTGCGTTTTGATTTCAACAATATGATGGCTGAATTTATAGGCCCTGAGCAAGGTATAACATTTGATCAGATAAAGGAGATGGAAGATAGACTAAAAAGTGCATCATTGTCTCTAGGACAGATGAGGGCTAATGGAGAGTTAGAATGGATGGATCTTCCATATACGCAGGATCAGGTAGTAAAGGATATACTAGATACTGCAAATGAGGTAAAGGAAAAGTTTGATGCATTTGTAGTGCTAGGTATAGGAGGTTCGGCATTAGGCCCTATAGCTGTACAACAGGCTTTAAACCATTTGCATTATAACGAGTTGAGCAAAGAAAAAAGAGGTGGATTTCCTAAGTTTTACGTAGTGGATAATGTGGATCCTGAAAGGATGACTGCCCTTTTTGATATTATAGATGTGAAAAAAACCATGTTCAATGTTATTACTAAGTCTGGTAGCACATCTGAGACCATGTCACAATTTTTGATAATAAAGGATATATTGAAAGAAAATCTAGGAGATGGCTATAAGGATCATATAATAACCACTACTGACAGAAAAAATGGTAATCTTATAAAGATTGCAAAGGCTGAAGGCTTTAAGACTTTTTACATACCAGCAGGTGTAGGCGGTAGATTTTCTGAGCTATGTCCCGTAGGTTTATTACCTGCAGCAATGTGCGGTATAGACATAGAAGGTCTATTGGCGGGAGCTGCATATATGGATGAGATGTGCAAAAATCAGGATGTACTTAAAAATCCTGCCTACGTAGCAGCTACTCTTCAATTTATAGCAATGCAAAATGGCAAGAATGTATCGGTTATGATGCCATATGCTGATTCCCTAAAATATATGGCTGATTGGTATGCACAGCTTTGGGCAGAGAGCCTTGGTAAGCGTGTGGATAAGCAGGGTATGGACGTATTTGTAGGTCAAACCCCCGTTAAGGCATTAGGCGTTACGGATCAGCATTCTCAGGTGCAGCTGTATACTGAGGGACCTTTTGATAAGGTGATTACCTTTATAACTGTGGATAAGTATAGATGCGATGTGGATATCCCCCATGGGTATGAAGATATTCCTTCTATTGCATTTTTAGGTGGTCATACTATGGGTGAGCTTATAAAGACAGAGCAGATGGCTACTGAATATGCCCTATTAAAGTCTAAAAAGCTCAATAATACCATAGCTTTGCCTGAGGTAAATGCCTTTACAATAGGGGAGCTATTATACTTCTTAGAGGTACAAACCGCTGTTATGGGTGAGCTCTTGAATATAAATGCCTTTGATCAGCCAGGTGTAGAGGAAGGGAAAAATGCCACATATGCCATGTTTGGACGTCCTGGTTATGATGAGAAAAAGAAGGAATTGGATGCAAGACCAATGAAAAAGGAAAATTATATATTATAA
- a CDS encoding GNAT family N-acetyltransferase, with the protein MHEVIDTNIENFKLRFACEGDIPLILSFIKGIAAYENMEAEVVATEETLMDSLFKRKVAETIIGEYDGEPVGFVVFFYNFSTFVGRPGLYIEDIYVKPHMRGKGLGKEMFTFMAKLAVDKNCGRMDWVCLDWNEPSIKFYKNMGAVPMDEWTIYRLHGDSLRALAKKF; encoded by the coding sequence ATGCATGAAGTAATTGATACCAATATAGAAAATTTTAAACTAAGATTTGCATGCGAAGGGGATATACCCCTTATATTATCATTTATAAAGGGTATAGCAGCATATGAAAATATGGAGGCTGAAGTTGTTGCAACTGAAGAAACTTTAATGGATTCATTATTTAAGCGCAAAGTAGCGGAGACTATAATTGGGGAATATGATGGGGAGCCGGTTGGATTCGTAGTATTTTTCTATAATTTTTCAACCTTCGTAGGTAGACCAGGACTATACATAGAGGATATATATGTAAAGCCCCATATGCGGGGTAAGGGCCTTGGGAAAGAGATGTTTACATTTATGGCCAAGCTTGCAGTAGATAAAAATTGCGGTAGAATGGATTGGGTTTGTCTTGATTGGAATGAACCATCCATAAAATTTTACAAAAATATGGGAGCAGTACCTATGGATGAATGGACCATATATAGACTGCATGGTGATTCATTAAGGGCATTAGCTAAAAAATTTTGA
- a CDS encoding universal stress protein, which produces MSRGPKILVCVTRQKTCERLIKNGQKLAVKASGQLSVIHVAKIGVNFLGNPDEGEALDYLFQISKEAGADMTVLRSEDVVDTIAEYAEKNHISMIVLGESPNYQSDTNIIRQLEQRLPSVDIKVIPA; this is translated from the coding sequence TTGAGTAGAGGACCTAAGATCTTAGTTTGTGTAACTAGACAAAAAACCTGTGAAAGGCTTATAAAAAATGGACAAAAATTAGCTGTTAAAGCATCAGGACAGTTATCTGTTATACATGTTGCAAAAATTGGAGTGAATTTTTTAGGAAACCCAGATGAAGGGGAAGCTTTAGATTATCTTTTTCAGATATCGAAAGAGGCGGGAGCTGATATGACAGTACTGCGCTCAGAAGATGTGGTAGATACTATTGCAGAATATGCAGAAAAGAATCACATATCCATGATTGTATTAGGTGAGAGTCCTAATTATCAAAGTGATACTAATATAATAAGACAATTGGAGCAACGTTTGCCTAGTGTAGATATAAAAGTAATTCCTGCATAG
- a CDS encoding aldose 1-epimerase produces MKELIELSNSHIKVIISPRVGGSIYAMQYKLGDKWVDIMRPTPKEALQAGNPSPFSSFNLIPYSNRIEKAVLRYNGKEYRLKVNNDDGHAIHGEMRTRPLDIKAEGDNQIILSLDSRDFSDIIWPFPFYSEIKYAISENSFTMDLMLENVGDQIMPCGMGIHPYFMRKLNDKDDKVILKMQNIGVYPGETCIPTGHWIDVPEYMDFRQGQELSSDFLDRCFRIEHDDITIEWPKNGITLKMVFDEIFKHCIVYCPPDKPGYFAVEPVTNANNAFNMDEEGIEDTGSIYLSPGEKVNGRIVMDISSSFR; encoded by the coding sequence TTGAAGGAATTAATAGAACTTTCAAACTCCCATATAAAGGTTATAATTTCGCCTAGAGTAGGGGGCAGCATATATGCCATGCAATATAAATTGGGAGATAAATGGGTAGATATAATGCGTCCTACCCCTAAGGAGGCTTTACAAGCAGGTAATCCAAGTCCATTTTCATCTTTTAATCTTATACCATATTCAAATAGAATAGAAAAAGCTGTTTTAAGATACAACGGTAAAGAATATAGGCTAAAGGTTAACAATGATGATGGACATGCTATACATGGAGAAATGCGCACAAGGCCTTTAGACATAAAGGCAGAGGGGGATAACCAAATTATACTATCACTTGATAGCAGAGATTTTTCTGATATAATTTGGCCGTTCCCATTTTATTCTGAGATTAAGTATGCTATTTCAGAGAATAGCTTTACGATGGATCTTATGCTAGAAAATGTAGGAGATCAAATAATGCCCTGTGGAATGGGGATACATCCGTATTTTATGCGAAAGCTTAATGATAAGGATGATAAGGTCATACTTAAGATGCAAAATATAGGCGTGTATCCTGGGGAGACTTGTATACCAACAGGTCATTGGATAGATGTGCCGGAGTATATGGATTTTAGACAAGGGCAGGAACTTTCTTCCGATTTTCTAGATAGGTGCTTTAGGATAGAACATGATGATATCACCATAGAATGGCCAAAAAATGGGATAACACTAAAAATGGTCTTTGATGAGATTTTTAAGCATTGTATAGTATATTGTCCTCCTGATAAACCAGGATATTTTGCAGTAGAACCAGTTACTAATGCTAATAATGCATTTAACATGGATGAAGAGGGAATAGAGGATACGGGCAGCATATATTTATCACCTGGGGAAAAGGTGAATGGTAGGATAGTAATGGATATAAGCTCGTCCTTTAGATAA
- a CDS encoding ComEC/Rec2 family competence protein — MKKISIPGFRNNSKGKKIAATIYYIWALLSCFSRGWGFSMVLLSAPFIILSFIDIIKLKKHHLPNKTAIISFFTAMAVFAFGTFLVYESFFQKGVTSNLPGIIGDTKAGEVDSIPDITTDQLKVHFLNVGQAESILIQQGQHAMLIDAGNLRSGRSIVEYMNKNGIYKLDYVIATHPHLDHIGGMPKVIQDMDIDKFIAPKVPHNSGTYKKVLTNLNRKGINVNKPIVGTSYALGDATFEVLAPNNDPYESLNDYSVVIKLNYKNTSFLFTGDAQWTSEQEMLKNGVNLNADVLKVGHHGSRTSTTTSFLKAVSPKYAVISAGRNNLFGHPTLYTVKKLLDYGVHVYRTDKSGTIVSVSDGEKIIFNAKAEPYRQNRVVKNIAVFSAKINRKFGQISRLYGWNNRWVIN; from the coding sequence TTGAAAAAAATTTCCATACCAGGCTTTAGAAACAATAGTAAGGGGAAAAAAATAGCTGCTACTATATATTATATATGGGCATTACTTTCATGTTTTTCAAGGGGATGGGGTTTTAGCATGGTGCTTTTATCTGCACCATTTATAATACTCTCATTTATAGATATCATAAAATTGAAAAAACATCATTTGCCAAATAAGACGGCAATTATATCATTCTTTACTGCAATGGCCGTTTTTGCATTTGGGACATTTTTAGTATATGAATCGTTTTTTCAAAAAGGAGTAACCAGTAATCTTCCTGGTATTATAGGAGACACAAAGGCGGGAGAAGTAGATTCCATTCCTGATATAACGACCGATCAACTAAAGGTACATTTTTTAAATGTTGGTCAAGCTGAAAGTATCCTGATTCAGCAAGGACAGCATGCAATGCTTATAGATGCAGGAAATTTGAGAAGCGGCAGATCAATAGTTGAATATATGAATAAAAATGGCATATATAAATTGGACTATGTAATAGCTACCCATCCTCATCTAGACCATATAGGTGGTATGCCAAAGGTAATACAGGATATGGATATAGATAAATTTATAGCACCTAAGGTCCCTCATAACTCCGGCACATACAAAAAAGTATTGACTAATTTAAACCGAAAAGGTATAAATGTGAACAAGCCTATAGTCGGCACAAGTTATGCTTTAGGTGACGCTACTTTTGAAGTGCTTGCACCAAATAATGATCCCTATGAATCATTAAATGATTATTCTGTGGTTATAAAGCTAAACTATAAGAATACATCCTTTCTATTTACAGGCGATGCACAATGGACTTCAGAACAGGAAATGCTAAAAAATGGAGTAAATTTAAATGCGGATGTGCTAAAAGTAGGACATCATGGAAGTCGTACATCTACTACAACATCGTTTTTAAAGGCGGTATCACCTAAATATGCAGTAATAAGTGCAGGCAGGAATAACCTCTTTGGACATCCTACCCTGTATACCGTTAAAAAGCTATTGGATTACGGAGTACATGTATACAGAACTGATAAATCAGGTACTATAGTTAGCGTATCAGATGGAGAAAAAATCATATTTAATGCTAAAGCAGAGCCCTACAGGCAAAATCGAGTAGTAAAAAACATAGCAGTATTTAGTGCTAAAATTAATCGAAAATTTGGGCAAATAAGTAGACTCTATGGTTGGAATAACAGATGGGTGATAAATTAA
- a CDS encoding HAD family hydrolase has protein sequence MSNIKDVRGAIFDMDGTIVDSMCVWQKVDVDFLDKRNIKMPEDLSNAIGHMTFYDSAVYFKKRFNLDESIDDIMTEWHEMVYDQYAHHIKLKPGAGEYIKSLSEKGIKIGLATSSSRTLVDIALKNNGIFEYFDAISTVDEINKDKSFPDIYVKTAEKLGVSPMKCVVFEDIYIAVLSAKKAGMQVIGVYDKNSEYQKDDIKKNADYYIEDFYELL, from the coding sequence ATGAGCAATATTAAGGATGTTAGAGGGGCAATATTCGATATGGATGGTACGATAGTAGATTCTATGTGTGTATGGCAAAAGGTGGATGTGGATTTTTTGGACAAAAGGAATATAAAAATGCCTGAGGATCTATCAAATGCCATAGGACATATGACTTTTTATGATTCAGCGGTATATTTTAAAAAACGCTTTAATTTGGATGAATCTATCGATGATATAATGACAGAGTGGCATGAAATGGTATATGACCAATATGCCCATCATATAAAACTAAAACCAGGTGCCGGTGAATATATTAAATCACTAAGTGAAAAAGGAATAAAAATAGGTCTTGCTACTAGTTCGAGTCGTACATTGGTCGATATAGCATTGAAGAATAATGGTATATTTGAATATTTTGATGCTATATCAACGGTTGATGAGATAAACAAGGATAAGAGCTTTCCGGATATATACGTAAAAACAGCTGAAAAATTGGGGGTTAGCCCCATGAAATGCGTAGTATTTGAGGATATATATATTGCTGTTTTAAGTGCTAAAAAGGCTGGTATGCAAGTTATTGGCGTATATGATAAGAATTCAGAGTATCAAAAGGATGATATAAAAAAGAATGCAGATTATTATATAGAGGATTTTTACGAGCTGCTATAG
- a CDS encoding HAD family hydrolase, whose translation MKAILFDLDGTLHDSEKWYIKACCDCLEKAREKSLTDDEKNYLIGKPIMVILNEWFEGREQEVLELFFKCYEGIQSNIEPYKDVHQMLNILNRYGIRMGIVTSKYKKYVYEEMKSTNLDVFFDVVVTLDDCDYHKPHPAPINMALERLGVQPYDCIYIGDQPTDIQAAHRAGIKSGAALWGEGIFDQLITQKPSYIFEEPQDILDAFLKVEAGRHE comes from the coding sequence ATGAAGGCAATATTATTTGACTTGGACGGTACACTCCATGATAGTGAAAAATGGTATATAAAGGCTTGTTGTGATTGCTTGGAAAAGGCCCGAGAAAAATCTCTTACTGATGATGAGAAAAACTATTTAATAGGGAAACCTATAATGGTCATTTTGAACGAGTGGTTTGAAGGGCGGGAGCAAGAGGTACTAGAGCTATTTTTTAAGTGTTATGAAGGTATACAGAGCAATATAGAGCCATATAAAGATGTGCATCAGATGTTAAATATATTAAATAGATATGGTATAAGGATGGGGATAGTTACCTCCAAATATAAAAAGTATGTATATGAAGAGATGAAATCTACTAACTTGGATGTTTTTTTTGATGTGGTGGTGACGCTAGACGATTGTGATTATCATAAACCCCATCCAGCTCCTATAAATATGGCCCTTGAAAGGCTGGGGGTACAGCCATATGATTGTATATATATTGGAGATCAACCTACCGATATTCAAGCTGCCCACAGGGCAGGTATAAAGAGTGGAGCCGCCCTATGGGGAGAAGGTATATTTGATCAGTTGATAACTCAAAAACCTTCATATATATTCGAAGAACCGCAGGATATACTGGATGCTTTTTTAAAGGTGGAGGCTGGGCGCCATGAATGA